Proteins co-encoded in one Pieris napi chromosome 10, ilPieNapi1.2, whole genome shotgun sequence genomic window:
- the LOC125053388 gene encoding membrane alanyl aminopeptidase-like: MDLKLLVTIIALSVGLAHTEPQDELYGFEWIGYNTNLDDPKYRLLDNVQPLQISVDLDVYLEESRFNGIVQLQVQVRENLTQIVLHQNVVSIDEVSVLDASERPVSLQIPNPFTIDRYYEIVTINFASEIVPGTYIITINYKGRINENPHDRGLYKGYYYYNNEKRYYATTQFQPYHARKAFPCFDEPQFKCPFTITITRGANLRPSFSNMAIDNTNVLPSGRVQERFYPTPVVSSYLVAFHVSDFVSTNSSGTVQKPFQIISREGPTNQHSYAADVGFKITEIMESYFNISYYEMGQGRAMKNDHIALPDFPSGAMENWGMVNYREAYLLYDEQNTNLQNRIFIATIIAHELAHKWFGNLVTCFWWSNLWLNESFASFFEFFSAHEAEPWLELDDIFILDSVQSALSGDASASIQPMNWSSVADNPSISAHFGTSSYAKGASVLRMLEHFVTPVVFRNALRYYLKENAYGIGYPTDMYAAFRRAVSEDPTFATAYPGIDIGTVFDGWVQNAGAPVVEVNVNMTSGLVSLTQRRFQLSGTTPNDIWQIPISWTHGDSPNFQNTRPTYVLTQRTGSVQKPVGTSWVVLNIAQSGFYRVNYDNQNWGLIAAQLRSNKDVIHKLSRSQIVNDVLFFIRAGQISIPVAFDVLSFLAKETDYYVWNGALTQLQWIHRRLEHLPAAYDEFTAYLLELVDEAVKQIGYTDGANDSSSTIQQRMQILNFACNLGHQGCIDDSLAKWNSFRTQNTPVQISSRRYVYCVGLRNGNASDYQFLFQKYNTSENTADMVVMLRTLACSKDQASIEHYLYQTMHNDKIRVHDKNNAFSYALQGNSENLQTVLNFLFKNYAEIRETYGGAARLSNCISALSGFLTDFEDIVKFQSWLYENQIAIGESFSTGVSVVNTAVNNLRWGNNVAAEIFSELRSRSSATAVTTSLFVVMLALAAKFVF, translated from the exons ATGG ATCTGAAACTGCTGGTGACCATAATAGCCCTATCCGTGGGGCTGGCACATACCGAGCCTCAAGATGAACTTTATGGTTTTGAATGGATAGGATACAACACGAATTTGGATGACCCTAAATACAGACTCCTGGATAATGTTCAGCCTTTACAAATATCTGTTGATTTAGATGTATATCTCGAAGAATCTAGGTTCAATGGTATCGTGCAGCTACAAGTTCAG GTCCGTGAAAACTTAACGCAAATTGTGCTGCACCAGAACGTTGTATCAATCGACGAAGTGTCCGTTTTAGATGCGAGTGAGCGACCTGTATCTCTTCAAATACCAAATCCGTTTACAATTGACAGATATTATGAAATTGTTACCATCAACTTTGCATCTGAGATAGTGCCAGGCACATATATCATTACCATTAATTACAAAGGGCGTATTAACGAGAATCCTCATGATAGAGGCCTTTACAAAGGATATTACTACTACAATAACGAGAAACG ttaCTACGCAACAACGCAGTTCCAGCCTTACCATGCTAGAAAAGCGTTCCCCTGCTTTGACGAACCTCAGTTCAAATGTCCATTCACCATTACGATTACAAGAGGTGCCAATCTACGGCCATCGTTCTCAAACATGGCTATTGACAATACTAACGT GTTACCATCCGGTAGAGTACAAGAGAGATTCTATCCTACACCTGTTGTATCATCCTACCTTGTAGCCTTCCACGTGAGTGATTTTGTTAGTACAAATTCTTCGGGTACAGTGCAGAAGCCCTTCCAAATCATCTCTCGCGAAGGACCCACTAATCAACATAGCTATGCAGCTGATGTTGGTTTCAAAATCACAGAAATTATGGAATCGTACTTTAATATCAGCTACTATGAAATGGGCCAAGGTCGGGCAATGAAAAACGACCATATTGCATTACCAGATTTTCCTTCTGGAGCTATGGAAAACTGGGGAATGGTTAACTAcag GGAAGCCTACCTCCTATACGATGAACAGAATACAAATCTTcaaaatagaatatttattgCTACAATTATAGCCCACGAATTAGCTCACAAATGGTTTGGAAATCTTGTCACTTGCTTCTGGTGGAGCAACTTGTGGCTGAATGAATCCTTTGCTAGTTTCTTCGAATTTTTCAGCGCACACGAG GCAGAGCCTTGGTTGGAACTAGATGATATATTCATTCTAGATAGTGTACAGAGTGCTCTATCAGGTGACGCAAGCGCATCTATTCAGCCAATGAACTGGTCATCCGTAGCTGACAATCCCTCAATCAGCGCTCATTTCGGTACCAGCAGTTATGCGAAAGGAGCGTCTGTATTAAGAATGTTAGAACACTTCGTGACTCCTGTCGTGTTCAGAAATGCTTTGAGATACTACTTGAAAGAAaa cGCATATGGCATTGGATATCCTACGGATATGTATGCAGCCTTTAGACGTGCTGTGTCTGAAGATCCTACCTTCGCAACCGCTTATCCAGGAATCGATATAGGAACAGTTTTTGATGGCTGGGTTCAAAACGCTGGAGCACCAGTTGTTGAAGTCAACGTGAACATGACATCTGGATTAGTGTCACTTACTcag CGTCGGTTCCAACTTTCCGGAACTACACCAAATGACATTTGGCAAATACCAATTTCTTGGACCCATGGTGACAGCCCCAATTTCCAAAATACCAGACCTACATATGTTTTGACTCAGAGAACCGGAAGTGTTCAAAAGCCGGTTGGAACAAGCTGGGTCGTTCTTAATATCGCTCAATCTG GTTTCTACAGagttaattatgataatcAGAACTGGGGGTTGATAGCAGCTCAGTTACGAAGTAATAAAGAtgttattcataaattaaGCAGATCGCAG attgttAATGACGTTCTATTCTTTATTCGTGCTGGTCAAATATCGATTCCTGTGGCGTTCGATGTTCTCTCTTTCCTGGCGAAAGAAACAGATTACTATGTTTGGAACGGCGCATTGACTCAGCTGCAATGGATTCACAGAAGACTTGAGCATTTGCCTGCTGCTTATGATGAATTTACT GCCTACCTATTGGAACTTGTCGATGAGGCTGTAAAACAAATTGGATACACTGATGGAGCCAATGATTCATCGTCCACAATCCAGCAGAGAATGCAGATTCTTAACTTTGCTTGCAATTTAGGTCACCAAGGCTGTATTGACGACAGTCTAGCTAAATGGAATAGCTTTAGAACACAAAACACACC TGTGCAAATATCATCCCGTCGTTACGTTTACTGCGTTGGTCTACGCAATGGAAATGCTAGCGATTATCAATTCTTATtccaaaaatacaatacatctGAAAACACGGCCGATATGGTCGTGATGCTTCGAACACTGGCCTGCAGTAAGGACCAGGCATCGATTGAACA CTACCTCTACCAGACAATGCACAACGACAAAATCCGAGTACATGATAAAAACAATGCTTTCTCATACGCCTTGCAAGGAAACAGCGAAAATCTGCAAACTGTACTCAACTTCTTATTCAAGAATTATGCTGAAATCCGGGAAAC ttaTGGTGGAGCTGCCCGATTATCAAACTGCATATCTGCACTTTCTGGATTCTTGACTGACTTCGAAGACATAGTCAAG ttCCAATCATGGTTGTACGAGAACCAAATCGCTATTGGTGAATCGTTCTCCACTGGCGTAAGTGTTGTCAATACAGCTGTAAACAACCTCCGATGGGGCAACAACGTAGCAGCTGAAATTTTTTCAGAGCTTCGTAGCAGAAGTTCAGCTACTGCTGTGACGACGTCGTTATTCGTCGTTATGTTGGCTTTAGCGgctaaatttgtattttag
- the LOC125053386 gene encoding membrane alanyl aminopeptidase-like has product MDLKLLVTIIALSVGLAHTEPQDELYSFEWIGYNTNLDDPKYRLLDNVQPLQITVDLDVYLEESRFNGIVQLQVQVRENLTQIVLHQNVVSIDEVSVLDATERPVSLQIPNPFTIDRYYEIVTINFASEIVPGTYFITINYKGRINENPHDRGFYKGYYYYNNEKRYYATTQFQPYHARKAFPCFDEPQFKCPFTITITRGANLRPSFSNMAIANTNVLPSGRVQERFYPTPVVSSYLVAFHVSDFVSTNSSGTVQKPFQIISREGPTNQHSYAADVGFKITEVMESYFNISYYEMGQGRAMKNDHIALPDFPSGAMENWGMVNYREAYLLYDQQNTNVLDRLFIATIMAHELAHKWFGNLVTCFWWSNLWLNESFASFFEYFSAHEAEPWLELDDRFILNRVQSALSGDASASIQPMNWSSVADNPSISAHFGTSSYAKGASVLRMLEHFVTPVVFRNALRYYLKDNAYGIGYPTDMYAAFRRAVSEDPTFAMAYPGIDIGTVFDGWVQNAGAPVVEVNVNMTSGLVSLTQRRFQISGTPRNDIWQIPISWTHGDSPNFQSTAPTYVLTQRTGSVQKPTGTSWVVLNIAQSGFYRVNYDNQNWGLLAAQLRSNKDVIHKLSRSQIVNDVLFFIRAGQISIPVAFDVLSFLAKETDYYVWNGALTQLEWIHRRLKHLPAAYDEFTAYLLDLIDEAVKQIGYADGANDSASTIQQRMQILNFACNLGHQGCIDDSQAKWNSFRTQNKPVQISSRRFVYCVGLRNGNASDYQFLFQKYNTSENTADMVVMLRTLACSKDQASIEHYLYQTMHNDKIRVHDRNNAFSFALQGNSENLQTVLNFLFKNYAEIRETYGGAARLSNCISALSGFLTDFEDIVKFQSWLYENQIAIGESFSTGVSVVNTAVNNLRWGNNVAAEIFSELRSRSSATAVTTSLFVVMLALAAKFVF; this is encoded by the exons ATGG ATCTGAAACTGCTGGTGACCATAATAGCCCTATCAGTGGGGTTGGCACATACCGAGCCTCAAGATGAACTTTATAGTTTTGAATGGATAGGATACAACACGAATTTGGATGACCCTAAATACAGACTCCTGGATAATGTTCAGCCTTTACAAATAACTGTTGATTTAGATGTATACCTAGAAGAATCTAGGTTCAACGGTATCGTGCAGCTACAAGTTCAG GTGCGTGAAAACTTAACGCAAATTGTGCTACACCAGAACGTTGTATCAATCGACGAAGTGTCCGTTTTGGATGCGACTGAGCGACCTGTATCTCTTCAAATACCAAATCCGTTTACAATTGATAGATATTATGAAATTGTTACCATCAACTTTGCATCTGAGATCGTGCCAGGCACGTATTTCATTACCATTAATTACAAAGGGCGTATTAACGAGAATCCTCATGATAGAGGCTTTTACAAAGGATATTACTACTACAATAACGAAAAACG ttaCTACGCAACAACGCAGTTCCAGCCTTACCATGCTAGAAAAGCGTTCCCCTGCTTTGACGAACCTCAGTTCAAATGTCCATTTACCATAACGATAACAAGAGGTGCCAATCTACGACCATCGTTCTCAAACATGGCTATTGCTAATACTAACGT ttTACCATCCGGTAGAGTACAAGAGAGATTCTATCCTACACCTGTTGTATCATCCTACCTTGTAGCCTTCCACGTGAGTGATTTTGTTAGTACAAATTCCTCGGGTACAGTGCAGAAGCCCTTCCAAATCATCTCTCGCGAAGGACCCACTAATCAACATAGTTATGCAGCTGATGTTGGTTTCAAAATCACAGAAGTTATGGAATCGTACTTTAATATCAGCTACTATGAAATGGGCCAAGGTCGGGCAATGAAAAACGACCATATCGCATTACCCGATTTTCCATCTGGAGCTATGGAAAACTGGGGAATGGTTAACTACAG GGAAGCCTACCTTCTATACGATCAGCAGAATACAAATGTTCtagatagattatttattgctACAATTATGGCTCACGAACTAGCTCACAAATGGTTTGGAAACCTTGTCACTTGCTTCTGGTGGAGCAACTTGTGGCTTAATGAATCTTTTGCTAGTTTTTTCGAATACTTCAGCGCACACGAG GCAGAGCCTTGGTTGGAACTAGATGATAGATTCATTCTGAATAGGGTACAGAGTGCTCTATCAGGTGATGCAAGCGCATCTATTCAGCCAATGAACTGGTCATCCGTAGCTGACAATCCCTCAATCTCTGCTCACTTTGGTACCAGCAGTTATGCAAAAGGAGCGTCTGTATTAAGAATGTTAGAACACTTCGTGACTCCTGTCGTGTTCAGAAATGCTTTAAGATACTACTTGAAAGATaa CGCTTATGGCATTGGATATCCTACGGATATGTATGCAGCCTTTAGACGTGCTGTGTCTGAAGATCCTACCTTCGCAATGGCTTATCCAGGAATCGATATAGGAACAGTTTTTGATGGCTGGGTTCAAAACGCTGGCGCACCAGTTGTTGAAGTCAACGTGAACATGACATCTGGATTAGTGTCTCTCACtcag CGTCGGTTCCAAATTTCCGGAACGCCACGAAATGACATTTGGCAAATACCTATTTCTTGGACCCATGGTGACAGCCCCAATTTCCAAAGTACCGCACCTACATACGTTTTGACTCAGAGAACCGGAAGTGTTCAAAAGCCGACAGGAACAAGCTGGGTCGTTCTTAATATCGCTCAATCTG GTTTCTACAGAGTTAATTATGACAATCAGAACTGGGGATTATTAGCAGCTCAGTTGCGAAGTAATAAAGAtgttattcataaattaaGCAGATCACAG attgttAATGATGTTCTATTCTTTATTCGTGCTGGTCAAATATCGATTCCTGTGGCGTTCGATGTTCTCTCTTTCTTGGCGAAAGAAACAGATTACTATGTATGGAACGGCGCATTGACTCAGCTGGAATGGATTCACAGAAGACTCAAGCATTTGCCTGCAGCTTATGATGAATTTACT GCCTACCTTTTGGATCTCATCGATGAGGCTGTAAAACAGATTGGATACGCTGATGGAGCCAATGATTCAGCGTCCACAATCCAGCAGAGAATGCAGATCCTTAACTTTGCTTGCAATTTAGGTCACCAAGGCTGCATTGATGACAGTCAAGCTAAATGGAATAGCTTTAGAACACAAAACAAACC TGTGCAAATATCGTCCCGTCGTTTCGTTTACTGCGTCGGTCTACGCAATGGAAATGCTAGCGATTATCAATTCTTGTtccaaaaatacaatacatctGAAAATACGGCAGATATGGTCGTGATGCTTCGAACACTGGCCTGCAGTAAGGACCAGGCATCGATTGAACA CTACCTCTACCAGACAATGCACAACGACAAAATCCGAGTACATGATAGAAACAATGCTTTCTCATTCGCCTTGCAAGGAAATAGCGAAAATCTGCAAACTGTACTCAACTTCTTATTCAAGAATTATGCTGAAATTCGGGAAAC ttaTGGCGGAGCTGCCCGATTATCAAACTGCATATCTGCACTTTCTGGATTCTTGACTGACTTCGAAGACATAGTTAAG TTCCAATCATGGTTGTACGAGAACCAAATCGCTATTGGTGAATCGTTCTCCACTGGCGTAAGTGTTGTCAATACAGCTGTAAACAATCTCCGATGGGGCAACAACGTAGCAGCTGAAATTTTTTCAGAGCTTCGTAGTAGAAGTTCAGCCACTGCTGTGACGACGTCGTTATTCGTCGTTATGTTGGCTTTAGCGgctaaatttgtattttag